A portion of the Nitrospira defluvii genome contains these proteins:
- a CDS encoding SprT-like domain-containing protein, whose protein sequence is MSPNSESLLTIWTDLNHRYFHGALPPIPIEWSRRLTSSAGMFVCRVGPRHSMPQTIDECAPRRCIRLSSVLLQDSGPEPERETIVTLAHEMIHQWQYDVLKRRPNHGPDFRRMMTRMNQDGLGITLYHSLGTAVAALAKYAWCCQHCGSIYRRHRRSIQPRRHLCGACRGPLRELTVVQQASPPVSTPAPLSAPSANRQIDLPFRRG, encoded by the coding sequence ATGTCGCCTAACTCCGAATCGCTGCTCACCATCTGGACCGATCTCAATCATCGGTATTTCCACGGCGCTCTTCCGCCCATCCCCATTGAATGGAGTCGTCGCCTGACCTCTTCCGCGGGAATGTTTGTCTGCCGGGTCGGACCGCGGCACAGCATGCCTCAGACGATAGATGAATGTGCACCACGCCGCTGCATCAGGCTGTCGTCGGTCTTGCTACAGGACAGTGGCCCGGAGCCAGAACGCGAAACGATCGTGACCCTGGCGCATGAAATGATTCACCAGTGGCAGTACGACGTTCTGAAACGCCGCCCAAACCATGGACCTGACTTTCGCCGCATGATGACACGCATGAACCAGGATGGGCTCGGCATCACGCTGTATCATTCGCTCGGCACAGCCGTGGCGGCCCTGGCCAAATACGCCTGGTGCTGCCAGCACTGCGGATCCATCTACCGGCGGCACCGCCGGAGCATCCAACCACGCCGGCATTTGTGCGGAGCCTGCCGCGGCCCGCTTCGAGAGCTCACCGTCGTTCAACAGGCGTCGCCACCGGTATCGACGCCCGCTCCGTTATCCGCCCCTTCGGCCAACCGGCAAATCGACCTGCCGTTCCGAAGGGGATAA